In the genome of Calothrix sp. PCC 6303, the window CAACAGGGCGAAAATCTTGTGCTTTTTCGTATACTTGAACATCACACCCCAGTTTCCGGAGTGTTACAGCAACAGCCAAACCTCCAAGTCCAGCACCAATAATCGCCACTTTCTTTATATTTTGCATCACTTCTACTCTGGTATTTTTAATATAGGCAACAATATGCGAATTTTCCGGGAAAAGTTTGATTGTTGATGATAATACAATATTCTATTCATCAGGTATCTCCATTTTCGGCTTTGCGATCGCGAAAGTCTCCAGTAGGAACAATGAAAGAGCTAAATTCTATTCTGACAGCATTTGCAGAAAGTCAACACAATGGCGAAAAATCATTTCTTGCGACTGTTGTTAATGTTCAAGGCTCCACCTATCGCCAACCTGGTGCTAGGATGCTAATTACATCAACTGGTGAAATGGTAGGGACAATTAGCGGTGGTTGTCTAGAAAATGATATCTTAGAACATACTCATGTTTCCATAGCAGACGGAAAACCCATAGTTGTCACCTATGACACCACTGCTGAAGAGGATATTATTTGGGGATTTGGGCTTGGTTGTAACGGTGTGGTCAAAATTCTGATTGAGCCTCTAAATTCAGATAATCCCCTTAACCCGTTAGCTTTTATTAATCAATGTTTCCATAACCAGCAACTAGGGATTATTGCCACTGTTATATCTGTGGAAGGTACGGTTAATGTTCAGGTTGGGGAGCGTTTAACACTCAAATTAGATCATAGTATAAACACTGATATACAAGAAGCTTATTTAACTAATATTTTAACTAAAGATGCTCGAACTTGCTTACAAAATCAAAATTCAAGTTTCCATAAATACCAACTAGAACTAAGTAAAGTAGATGTTTTTATGGAGTTTATCCAGCCACCTCCACACCTGATAATTTTTGGTGCGGGTCGTGATAGTGTATCAGTAGCAGAGTTTGCTAAAGCCCTGGGTTGGCGAGTCACTATTGTTGATTGTCGGGCAAATGAGGTGAGTAATCAACGTTTTCCCATGGCTGATGAGGTGATGCTCACCCGCAAAGAAATTTTGCACGAGCAAATGTGTATTAACAATTACATTTCTGCTGTGGTAATGACCCATAATTACCTTGATGATTTAGAAATTCTCAAAATGCTAATACCTACTAATATCAGCTATTTGGGTTGTCTGGGTTCAAAAAAACGCATTGCTAAACTATTACAAGATTTAAGTACGCAAGGAGTGAAATATACTCAAAAAGAGTTGCAAAAATTACACGCCCCCATTGGCATTGATATTGGTGCACATACGCCAGAAGCGATCGCTTTATCAATAATTGCAGAAATTCAAGCTGTGTTAGCAAATCGCGGTGGTGGCTTTTTGAAACACCGTACTGAACCAATTAACCAACCAAATCCAGTCCGAGAAATCGAAATTTAGCAATTAAAATTTATGTGAATATGAATGTGGAATCGAATATAGCCACCATTATCTTGGCAGCAGGTGCATCAACCCGCATGGGTACACCGAAACAACTGTTACCTTATCAGGGATGTAGCTTACTTCAACATACTGTAGAAAGTGCGATCGCTTCAGTATGCAAACCTGTAGTAGTAGTTCTGGGAGCAAATGCACAAAAAATTACTTCTAAAGTAAACCTATCTTCTGTAAGAGTAGTGGAAAACCCAGATTGGCATTTGGGAATGGGTTCCTCAATTCGTCGGGGAATCATATCTTTGGAAACTTATTCTCACACCATAGATGCAGTAGTGATTACTGTATGCGATCAGCCGTTTCTGTCCTCGGAAATTATTAATCATTTAGTTACAGCATATCATTCTACGGGAAAACCTATTATTGCTTGTGAATATGCAGATATATTAGGTGTACCTGTTTTGTTTAAACATACACTTTTCTCCGAACTCATAACTTTGGGTGAGATGGTGGGCGCAAAAAAATTAATCAAAAAATACGAAAAACAAGTGTTTAGTATTCCTTTTCCATTAGGTATAATTGACATTGATACACTAAGAGATTACCAGGTATTACTGAATTCAGATTAAAAAACTCAGCAGCCACTTCATGATCTGCATCAATACAAGTGTGGAGGACGAAATAAAGTCCGTGAATATAGAGATAGAATTTTTCTTGGGGACACTTACAGCGCTTCCGGCTATTATGCCATATAGCTTTTCTCCTTGCCCCTCTCCTATCATTGCTTTCAGCTTTTAGAATGTACCCCATAGCTGCTGCAAGTGCTGTAAGGTTATAGCAATTGAGAGAACCCCCACAGAATGATTGATCCAAAAGCTGTCATAGAGATCTCGCGGGATGCGGGAAACTCAGTGTCGTTAGACCTGAGAGGGAGGACACATCTCACCAATACTTGTGCTGCCTAATACGCATCAATAATATTTTTTGTCAATGCGTAGGTCCTAGTTCTATATTTTTAATACGCGATGCCTTCTTTGCGAGACGCTACGCGTAGCTTGCTTCCCCGGAGGGGTAAGGCGATCGCAATATATAACTATTCGTGTATCCCAATTAAAGTGCCAGGGCTTTTCAATCGCTCTAAGCCGATATTTCTAAATGTTTGACTTGCTGCTCGATATCATGAGCATAGATTTGTTGTTGTAGCAAAAACTCCACTAAACCATCTATTCCCCGTTGGTTATAAACAGCAGCGTAACCCTTGATTTTTCTATTTTTACAGAAATCTCGCAGTTGACGCACACCCAAAGCTTTGAGGCTTTCACCTTCTCTATCAATATCAAACAGTGCAGTTTTACTTTGTTTCTCATCATTTGCCGCTGTGACATTAACAAGCAATTTTTGAATGTTTGGTTCATCTTCTTGATTGAGAATATCTTCATCAATCTGAGTTTTGACAACACCAGAGGTAAACTCTTCATCTACCATTGGTAAATTGTCATTAACCAAGAAAATCTCACACATCAACCAAAAGATGACCAGAAACAAAACAATCGGAAACAAGATATTGTTGAGCAATTGAGTGGTAGTGGAAATTTCAAAAGCCGAACAATCAAACAAAAATTCAAACATTGTAGTTCCTCCAGATAATTATTGGGTGATTTGTAGATATCACCCAGTAGCGGGGAGATACCTCCCCGTACTGAATGCATCAGACAAATCATCCCCACAATCCTGAAGTCAAGAGATTCTTACTATCATAAAGGTAGTAATAAGACTAAATTTTAGAGATTTTACATGAGTTTCAAAGGGATAAATTAAGTTAGCAGTAAACCTGATCCTTGGTATTTCGATAAATTGAGAGTTAGAGCCTCACCCTAGCTTGATTAACTTTCAGCCATTCAACCAAAGTCCCAAGATTATAATTATATTTGAGTGATTGCGGCACAATTGATTCGTAAGGATATAAAGGTATACCATCAAAACGAAAGCGGTATTGTCGTTCAATGTGTATATTGAGCTTTGGGCAATAATTAACCCTGACATTAATACCAGAATCGCTAATTTTGACCGTAGCAATACCCTGCAATTGTTGAGCAAATTCATCAACTTTTAATGAATAATCAAACTCAATTACAGTCCGGACTGAAAAATATTGAATGTAATCAAGTAATCTAGCATATTCATCCAATTCTAGAAGTTTATCAAAATCATCAAGTAGAACACCAGACCACAAAAACTGAAATCTACGATTGGTATAATCATCCCAAAGCGTTAAAGTCCCATCATCGTTTTTGAGTAAACTAACCTGATTTGGCTGAATACTACAATTTAACTGGGAAATAACTTCTTCACGCTCAAATGGAAAATAAACCTTTTGACGACGTTGATTTGATTGCCAATCGGGACAATTATCATCTTGTTCCCATCCATAAGGATGAATACCGCAAACAATTTTATCTGCACCATGAAAATTGCGACATCCTACACATGTTTCTAAATTAAAACTAGAAAACTCCTCACAACTAGATTTAAACTCTAATTGAGGACGGTAGAAATCAACAAATTCACGAATTGCATGATTAGGATTTGGGTTTTGGGATGAAAAAGCTTTACTAATTAGCTTATCCTCATCATAACCAAGGTCAAATAATTCCATCAAGCTATCTTGCGAATCAGAATCTAACAAATCGTAAACAACAACCTTTCGTGATGATTCATCTTCAACTCTGCCAACAATCAACTTATTGTCGAGGTGACGACAACCTGTAATTCGCATTATCTGATAGAGATATAACGAATCAGTATTATCCTGAGTTGGAGTACTCTCACTCAACTCAAATACCACAGAATTAGTGTAACTAGAAGTTACAGATTCCTCCTCATCAAGCGCACCTGAAATCGAAGCAATACAAGCAGCAGCTACAGTTGCAGATACAAACCCAACACTTCCTAGCAATGTAAAACCCATTCCCAGTTGTAAGGTTTGTTGAATGCGTTTCTCTGGTATGGTTTTAACTCCAGCTTTATCAAGACAAAGCAAACCAGCACTTCCGAAAACTGTTATAGCACCAACCACAATTGCAGCTAAAGAAAAAAATCCCACTGCTACATTAATTGTTCCAAATGCTTGACTACAAAATCTCTTAAACATAGTATCCCTCTCTAATACGGGTAACAAAAGTAGAAATTACTCTTGCCCCAGCAGCTTCAAATTGGGATTTGAGGATAATAATTAACCTACACCTTACTTGATTCTGTTGCAGAATTTAATTAATTCTGTGTGAATATTTTCAGTATCGGTAATCATTTATCCCCAATGGTGATAGTAAGAGTTGAACTTACTTTATTGCTACTGCAATAATCCACCCATAGAAATATCACCCATTAAATAAACTCTAAGTATTAATTATTGCTTTTAAATACCATCTTAAAACTTAAAATCAAAACTATTTCTTCCTATTGTTGATATTTTCAACTCCTGATTGAATAGATTTATAAAAGTTTTCTAATAAAAAATCAGGTGAAGAAGATAACCTCAGTATTACTCCATCACCTTTAGCTCGATAGTAATAGTGAGGTACAGGAGATTGAATTACTACAAGATTATCGTTATTAATAATTCCAGCATCAACCAAACCATCCAAAATATATTTACTAGCTGCGGAGACATTATCACTATCGCGGGCAAAAGTTTTTAAATGCCAGTGATATTCAATCCACACCTTATCATTAAAACTAAAATTAACTTTTTGAGTTAAATTAGCAACTTTATTAGTCCAAGTTTTCTTGACAGCAGCACTTGCTCTCCAATCCGAACGTGCTAAATCAATTTGTTCATTTAGTGCTGGTGGAAGCATGTTGAATCTAAGTTCAAGGATCATTATTATCTTCCTCCTCTAAATTAGCAATAAATTCAGCTATCACATCGCGTATTCGTTTATATTTTCTGCCATCAGCACGCGATAAATTAAATACCTCCTGGACTATTTGATGTAGTTCATAACCTCGACTGTGGAGAGAATAAATTTGAGACTTCGTGAAATCATCAAGGATAATATTAAAGGAAAACTCCTCCGACTGATTATTATTAACTAGTGAATCAGTTGTCAATTTATTTAACTTTGTCCGCAAAGTTTGATTATTAGAAGAAGTTTCACCTTTAAGCTCAATATTAAAACTCGAAAAGTTCAACTTAGAATCCCAACAAGGACTATTATTTCCCGCACTCATTGCTTGATCTAAATACCCTTTAAAAGCAGCTTTCGTACCCAAATATAAACCCTGAAGACGCATCACACCTTTGGGAGATTTATACAGCATATCTCCACCACCCAATAAACTTGCTGCGCGATCATCATCGGGATTACCCAGAATAATCCCACTATCTTCAGGACGGGATACCATAAAAGCAACCTTACCCGAACAGTTTGAGCGAATTAAGGGTTTGATTACATCCTTATCGGGACGTTGGGTAAATAGAAAAATATTGATTCCCGCAGCACCTGCTTTTGCTAACAGTTTCATCAATGCTGTCTCAATAGAGTCTTTGTAGGTGCTATCGGATAGTAAATCAAAGCACTCATCTGTCACCGAAATGATTCGTGGCATGGGGCGATCGCAAAACATTTGGTTATATTCACCAATATTTTCAACCCCTACTTTTTTAAACTCCTGATAGCGAAGTTCCTGTTCTGCAACCAAATAATTGAAAATTTGCAGGGTATTTGCTGCATCCTCCGCAACTGGTGCAATAAGATGAGGAAGTCCGTTAAAGCAAGTTAGGGAAACCAGTTTGACATCACTGAGGGCAAGTTTGACGAAGCTAGGAGGATAGCGCAATGCTAAATATAAAACCATCGCTTTTTCAAACTGGCTTTTTCCTCCACCCGTCATTCCCCCTCCTAAAGTGTGATAAACATTCGAGTCGCACAGGGAGATTTCGATATACTTACCATCGACATCCACACCAGCGGGGATGAGGATACGGTTAATATCAATCTCGCTTTGCAAATCGATATAATCTGAAAAATTTGCTATTTGGCGATCGCATCTGGGAATATCAAACACCACAGCACCGGGTATAACAGATATCATCGGTGGGTTATCAAATCCAAGTTGTTCCCCCAATTGTTGAACTAAGTCGCTACCAAGTCCTTGAACTTTTTTGAAGCTAACCCCTTTCCCCAGCTTGATTTTGATGCGTTTGAAAGTGGGACCAGTTTTAGTGTCGAGGTAACTACAAATAATGCCAAAATCATTCAAGGTTTCGACCAAAGTATTACCCACTTGAGAATTAAAACTTTCTTGAAGCGAAGCAGTATTTTGATCGGTATTTGCAATCGCATTATTCTGTGCAATACCTGTATCACCGGATAAAGTTGGAATTTCCCCATTTTTCTTTGCCACTAATTCTGCTGTTTTATAGACAAGTTGCTTCAGATAAATATTTTTGGTTGATTCAGCTATTTTAATTAAATCTTGGTAGGATTTACTTTCTTGATATTGCTGATATAGCTCAATAATAAAAGCATCACGTTCATATTTACTGATATATCGATTAGTTAAAATATATTCCAAAGCCAACTTAGAAAAAGCCAAATCTTCTAGGTTTAGTTCTTCCGAACAAGCATCGATAATTTGTTCAACAGAAGTCCCACTAATTACAGCTTGGTAAATTATTTCAAATAAATAATTATGGTCATAACTCTTGATAGGTCGAATAATTTTGCTACAAAACTCAGATTCTTGAAGAATATCGATAACATACTGCTGTTGACTCAAATCGAATACTTGTTCTGCTTCTGTTAGAATTTCCTGGTTGGATAATCCTTGTAACTTAAGATTGTTAACAGCACATTTAATTTCGGCATTACGATAGTTTGACATCCTATCAACCTCCAAGAATTAACAATTGTTGTTGGTAATAATTATTTAATTTCTCCATACTTTTGGGATTCTGATTGTAGGAATTGCAGGGAAATGAAGCCCAGATTTTACCGACTTTACATGCAGCTTTATCAAAATTGCCTGATTCAACGTCTTTAATAGCATTATTCCGACGAATGTACTCAACAGCCATTCTGTCCTGAGATACGGGTGAAAAATCAGCCAACTTTAACTTTGGTTGTAAATCCCACCAAGACTTATCTAACATTTGATAAGCACCAGCAGCAGTCGAGCAGATTCGGTTGCCATTAATTGGCGCACATTGTTTAATTAATGGGTGTGTGGAGAAATCATTAAAATTGCCATTGAACACCAATTTCCGATAACTCTCTCTTCCACTATTTCCAGTTTCAGCCCAGCGAATAGTTGCTAAAAAAGCTCGCATTCTCGGAGAATATTTAGAATTTATCCCAACATCAGTCTGATGAAAATTAGTATTATATCCGAAACTCTGAGAACCTAATAAACAGTGAATACCCAAACAGGAAACAGAAGCTAAAGATAAATGAATGGGTTGAATTCTACTCTTCATACGACGATAATCAACTCCAGAAACTAATCCAAATATTCCACCAAGAATAAAACCGAATTTCCAACTATCGAGGGAATTAGTAAAAGCGCGAATAAAGCATACTTTATCAGCACCGGGAGAAACTAAACCACATGGAACAGAAGCAATTCCATAGTTAAATGCAACCGAACTCGCAGCACCAATTAATCCGGAAATGAAGATTTTCCCTAACATATTACCGACCTGCTAAATACTGTTGCAAGTAAGGATGGGGGTTAACAGGTTTACCATTAACTCGAACTTCAAAATGTAAATGTGGTGCAGTAGACATTCCGGTACTACCTACTGCTGCAACCATCTGTCCCCGTACAACCTGCTGTCCTTCTCTCACGTAAAGCTTGCTTGCATGACCGTAAAGCGTTGATTTCCCAGCGCTGTGATTAATAATTACGGTGTTTCCATAACCTCCTTTTTCTCCAGCAAGTTTAACCGAACCAGCATCAACCGCATAAATTGGAGTACCCAAATCAGCACCAAAATCGATACCAGTATGGAATCTGCGTTCTCCGGTAATTGGATGAATTCTCCAACCAAATCCGCTTGTTACAGGAGCGTTTTTGACAGTTGGGAAAGCTATTCGAGCATCCCTGAAGTCAGTTGTGTTAGTTGTAACAATTAGGTTTTGGAGTGATTTGACCAAGTATTGAGATTCCACCCAGGAGGAGATTTGGGGAAGTGCGATCGCTAGAGTCAAGAAAAAGCTAGCAAAGGCATAGTGCCAATTTGCATCATTCGAGATGCGATCTAATTGTTGATTATCAACAGTTTCATCCTCATTACTGGCTTTGGTTCTATCGATTTCCAGCTTGATTCGCATTTTGACAACTCGAATTAGTGAAACTTAGCAACTTTTCAAAATTGTTCTTGGGATTATTGCAAATAGAATCAGTGGGAGTGGGGGTTGGTGTGGGTTTAGAAATAGTCGCAGTGGAAATTGGAATTTTAATCTTTGAAGTTACGTTATTTAAGTTATAAAATTTGAGGTATCCCGGTTGGAGAATATCTAAAAACCACACCAGCAGCGTAATTCCAAAGCAAATTTTGACCAACATGCTTATTCCAACTGCCTGAATACTGGTAAAGCAAATGATGGTACTTTCTCTGGTACAACTTCAATCTTTTTCCCATTAGCATAACCGGGTCCGGTGTAACTACCATTGAGCAAGAAATTAACCAATAGTAAGAACAACCATAATCCAACAGCACCCACACCGATGGGAGATTTTATACAATCACCAAGAAAGTAGGCAGGATACCAAACAAAGCGCCAAGAATTTTGTGGGTGTAATCTGTGGGCTTTCCATACCTCTACATAAGGAATTTCGATTTGGGGAACTCTGGGTTTGTAGGAATTTGGAGAGTTGATATATCGAACTTCTAAAGGTTGAGTGTCGATTGCTGTTGAAATTCCCGGTTGCTGATTTACGATTCCTCCCTGTTGTTGAGCCTGGTTTAACATTCCCTGTAAGCGGGTTGTGGGTACAATCGCACCACCTTCGGAATAATCGACATCAAAGTTACGACGGTTTCTGCTCATATTTACCTCAATGAAATTAACTAGCGGAAGGGTTATCGTTTGCGTCTTCGTTCTCTTCCCAATAATCCTCCTGTTGAAGTTGGGAATAAAATTCTTCTGGTGTCAGCATTTGAGATTTATTTTCTGGATTTAAACCAAGATTAGAAGATACACGAGGAGTAAATTGAATGATGTTTTTCCCAGCAGGATTAATTGGTGGAGATAATTCAACGTTGTTAGGGATAACGGTATTAGTTTGATGACGCTGCTCAGGAACTGCGGAAGTATCGATAATTTCATCTCCTTCAATTCCATTGTTATATTCCGAAATTCCCCAACCCAAAAAACTAGCAAATCCAGCGATAAAAATAGTTGCACTCAGCCAATGTACGGAAGAATTAGGTGATGGCATCATCTCAACCGTAGTGCGAGTGGAACCCTCAAGAGTAGTGCGAATCGGAGTACGTTTGACTGCCGCAACAACGTTGAGCGAACACAGAGTGATACAAATTATGGCAGCAGCAAACTTAACGTACATGATGCATTTCCTCAATCTTGGGAAGTTGGTATTTTGGGTCGGACTGTTTCTTTCATGCCTTGTAAATACAGCTTTCGTTCTTGCTCTTGCTGTTTGATTTGTTCGCGGATTTCCCGTACACGAGCGAGTTGTTCGACTGGATCGGAATATCCACGGGTACGTAATAATTGAGCTTGAGCCAAAGAGTACGGTTCTTGAGCATTGCGGATTTGAATCAGCATTTGGTTCAAATCAA includes:
- a CDS encoding XdhC family protein, which produces MIIQYSIHQVSPFSALRSRKSPVGTMKELNSILTAFAESQHNGEKSFLATVVNVQGSTYRQPGARMLITSTGEMVGTISGGCLENDILEHTHVSIADGKPIVVTYDTTAEEDIIWGFGLGCNGVVKILIEPLNSDNPLNPLAFINQCFHNQQLGIIATVISVEGTVNVQVGERLTLKLDHSINTDIQEAYLTNILTKDARTCLQNQNSSFHKYQLELSKVDVFMEFIQPPPHLIIFGAGRDSVSVAEFAKALGWRVTIVDCRANEVSNQRFPMADEVMLTRKEILHEQMCINNYISAVVMTHNYLDDLEILKMLIPTNISYLGCLGSKKRIAKLLQDLSTQGVKYTQKELQKLHAPIGIDIGAHTPEAIALSIIAEIQAVLANRGGGFLKHRTEPINQPNPVREIEI
- a CDS encoding NTP transferase domain-containing protein yields the protein MNVESNIATIILAAGASTRMGTPKQLLPYQGCSLLQHTVESAIASVCKPVVVVLGANAQKITSKVNLSSVRVVENPDWHLGMGSSIRRGIISLETYSHTIDAVVITVCDQPFLSSEIINHLVTAYHSTGKPIIACEYADILGVPVLFKHTLFSELITLGEMVGAKKLIKKYEKQVFSIPFPLGIIDIDTLRDYQVLLNSD
- a CDS encoding DNA translocase FtsK; translation: MSNYRNAEIKCAVNNLKLQGLSNQEILTEAEQVFDLSQQQYVIDILQESEFCSKIIRPIKSYDHNYLFEIIYQAVISGTSVEQIIDACSEELNLEDLAFSKLALEYILTNRYISKYERDAFIIELYQQYQESKSYQDLIKIAESTKNIYLKQLVYKTAELVAKKNGEIPTLSGDTGIAQNNAIANTDQNTASLQESFNSQVGNTLVETLNDFGIICSYLDTKTGPTFKRIKIKLGKGVSFKKVQGLGSDLVQQLGEQLGFDNPPMISVIPGAVVFDIPRCDRQIANFSDYIDLQSEIDINRILIPAGVDVDGKYIEISLCDSNVYHTLGGGMTGGGKSQFEKAMVLYLALRYPPSFVKLALSDVKLVSLTCFNGLPHLIAPVAEDAANTLQIFNYLVAEQELRYQEFKKVGVENIGEYNQMFCDRPMPRIISVTDECFDLLSDSTYKDSIETALMKLLAKAGAAGINIFLFTQRPDKDVIKPLIRSNCSGKVAFMVSRPEDSGIILGNPDDDRAASLLGGGDMLYKSPKGVMRLQGLYLGTKAAFKGYLDQAMSAGNNSPCWDSKLNFSSFNIELKGETSSNNQTLRTKLNKLTTDSLVNNNQSEEFSFNIILDDFTKSQIYSLHSRGYELHQIVQEVFNLSRADGRKYKRIRDVIAEFIANLEEEDNNDP
- a CDS encoding M23 family metallopeptidase is translated as MRIKLEIDRTKASNEDETVDNQQLDRISNDANWHYAFASFFLTLAIALPQISSWVESQYLVKSLQNLIVTTNTTDFRDARIAFPTVKNAPVTSGFGWRIHPITGERRFHTGIDFGADLGTPIYAVDAGSVKLAGEKGGYGNTVIINHSAGKSTLYGHASKLYVREGQQVVRGQMVAAVGSTGMSTAPHLHFEVRVNGKPVNPHPYLQQYLAGR